In Tubulanus polymorphus unplaced genomic scaffold, tnTubPoly1.2 scaffold_56, whole genome shotgun sequence, the DNA window ATTTTGTGTGGGTTTATTTTCGTACTGATCAGTGATGAGTAATAGATTGTGAAGGACCCACCCACCTCGAATCGAACCCTCCTCCTCCGTCGTTGCTACGACGTACAAACTACTCGTCGTTGTTGCTACTGGCCTAAACTATTTACGAATTTAATTCGCCTCTGAGAATTAATAATGAGTGATTTCGATCAGTTATTTATTCGCAGCACCTCGTTCACTTATCTGACAAACAATGGTTAAAATTTCTATCGGCTTTGATAGTTATAATCAGCTCACAAGTTTATTTCTAATCCTCTCATTGATAGGTCCCGCCCGCCCCAGAAAGCCCCGTTCATGGCATCCCTCTGATTAAATTCACATCAGTTTTAATCTGTTAGTAACACATGTTTAACCCCGGTGTAGTAAGAGATAGGTCGTTATACACGCAGGTTTATTTTACTCCTTCCGCTAAAATTTCAACTCTCAACATTTTGGTAGGTATTAATTTACCCCTGGGGTTAGGGGTGGGAGTTCAGACGTCTAGGTTTGTATGGTTCTGAATTTactaaaggtttgattttaaattgtaTTAATTCCAAATTAAGAATTATTGAATGAATCATTGACTTGTTGACTGTTTGTGTGCTTACTGCGGAACATACGTGGACCGTGACCAGGATAAAGTATGTGTAATGTTAATTAGGATCTCTGCGGACCGTGACTAGGACAGTTAGACCTATGTCTAGTGGAGTCACTATACTGAAGTATGTCGTAGTCATGTAGTAGAAATATTCACTTATAAAAATGTCTGATGTTGAAAATGTAGAAGTTACTGTTTACAGTCAAAACATTGAAGATCAATTCagtgattttagtgaaacaagcGTCGACAATATTGAGCAAACTACTAGTGTTGAGGATCTCgaaactattgatgattttaGCGAGGAGGATCTAGAAACTGCTAGTGAGGATTACGATTGTGATAGTCTTAGTTTAAGCTTTTACAACGAACAACCTCGAGTTAACACTAAACCTTGGACAGATATTCCACGGGATATCACAAAAAAACGTAGCGTCAGTGATGAGACatgttttgattattttgattttatttataaAGGTTAGTCGTGTCTataaggggggggggggagaggGTGCAGCAGGGTAAACTGTATTGTATCAATTGAACACAGATGTTCAATTGATCTGTGttaaaaaagcaattatttCCGAGTATTTTTAATTTCCGCTTGGTGTCAAGGGAATTTATTGTTAATGGGTTTGAGAGTTATTAGGGTTACGCAGTAAACCGTGTGTATAACGCCATCTATTGATAGAATATAACAATGTTTGTATCGTCTCCGCGTAACTatggtgatgatgattatgatatgatatggaaAGGTATTGTTGCGAGTAGCGGAGTGACGGAGCGAGTGTTGATTGTAGTTGAATATTTACcccgtttgtttgtttatttatataGTTGTGTTAATTGGAGATTCTGGAGTCGGTAAAAGTAATTTACTCAGTCGATTCACGAGAAATGAATTTAATCTAGAAAGTAAAAGTACGATAGGTGTGGAATTCGCTACCAGGTAAAGTACACACGACCcctgtctgtctatctgtgCCCGCCACCTATTGGTTTGAATACTAACTATATATTGTATGTATTATAGGAGTATACAAGTTGATGGTAAAACGATTAAAGCACAGATTTGGGACACTGCTGGTCAGGAACGATATCGAGCTATTACTAGCGCGTAagtatcatcatcttcatcacaGCCCTCTATATTCTATCGTCGGCCGGTATCGCCACctattgtttatatttacaGGTATTATCGAGGGGCTGTCGGTGCTTTATTAGTTTACGATATCGCGAAACATTTGACGTATGAAAACGTGGAACGTTGGTTAAAGGAATTGAGGGACCACGCTGATAATAATATAGTTATTATGTTAGTTGGTAATAAATGTGATTTACGTCATTTGAGAGCGGTGCCGACTGAAGAGGCAAAAGCATTCGCAGGTTCGTTACTACGGCAACTTCTGCTGACACCTACTGGCAACGACGATAACTAATCcacaatgttttgtttttcagaaaagAACAATCTTTCGTTTATAGAAACTTCAGCTTTAGATTCGACGAATGTTG includes these proteins:
- the LOC141914607 gene encoding ras-related protein Rab-11B isoform X2 — protein: MGTKDDEYDYLFKVVLIGDSGVGKSNLLSRFTRNEFNLESKSTIGVEFATRSIQVDGKTIKAQIWDTAGQERYRAITSAYYRGAVGALLVYDIAKHLTYENVERWLKELRDHADNNIVIMLVGNKCDLRHLRAVPTEEAKAFAEKNNLSFIETSALDSTNVETAFQNILTEIYRIVSQKQIRDSSDNESPSSNSQPVIPLTDGAGDRKKQCCST
- the LOC141914607 gene encoding ras-related protein Rab-11B isoform X1, with product MGTKDDEYDYLFKVVLIGDSGVGKSNLLSRFTRNEFNLESKSTIGVEFATRSIQVDGKTIKAQIWDTAGQERYRAITSAYYRGAVGALLVYDIAKHLTYENVERWLKELRDHADNNIVIMLVGNKCDLRHLRAVPTEEAKAFAEKNNLSFIETSALDSTNVETAFQNILTEIYRIVSQKPLPSADDENISSNVQTIRVEPTENMNERKKIFCCNM